The following are encoded in a window of Telmatobacter sp. DSM 110680 genomic DNA:
- a CDS encoding thioredoxin domain-containing protein produces MNRRIEVMVRSQFGIPPEVSVTLGQRTSSQIAGYDTLPVTLSNGSSKKVIDFLISSDNQKLARLETFDLAKNPIFNIDVTGRPIRGNPNAKVTVINFDDLECPYCARMHSSLFPTTMDRYKDMVRFVYKDDPLTDLHPWAMHAAVDANCLAELSSPVYWNFVDYVHAHGQEVNGEDRNLTKSFSTLDRIAREEATLAKLDSAKLDACLAKQDEAQVRASAKEAEALGIDGTPALFVDGERINGALPAEQVWMVIDRALRADGIEPPPAEKPAPPAGKGK; encoded by the coding sequence TTGAATCGTCGCATTGAGGTGATGGTCCGATCGCAGTTTGGCATTCCGCCTGAAGTTTCCGTCACGCTGGGTCAGCGAACGTCGAGCCAGATCGCCGGATACGATACGTTGCCAGTCACCCTGTCCAACGGTTCATCGAAGAAAGTGATCGATTTTCTGATTTCCTCGGATAACCAGAAATTGGCGCGGCTGGAAACCTTCGATCTCGCCAAAAACCCGATCTTCAACATTGATGTCACGGGGCGTCCGATTCGCGGCAATCCAAATGCGAAAGTGACGGTGATCAACTTCGACGACCTCGAATGTCCTTACTGCGCTCGCATGCATTCGTCTCTATTTCCCACCACCATGGATCGCTACAAAGATATGGTACGGTTCGTCTACAAAGACGATCCGCTGACCGATCTGCATCCGTGGGCGATGCACGCCGCTGTAGACGCAAATTGCCTTGCAGAACTTAGCAGCCCGGTTTATTGGAATTTTGTGGATTACGTTCACGCACATGGTCAGGAAGTGAACGGCGAGGACCGCAACCTGACAAAGAGCTTTTCAACCCTCGATAGAATTGCCCGCGAAGAGGCAACATTGGCAAAACTGGATAGCGCGAAACTGGATGCCTGCCTCGCGAAGCAGGATGAAGCCCAGGTCCGCGCATCAGCGAAAGAAGCCGAGGCATTGGGCATTGATGGAACACCAGCGTTATTTGTGGACGGAGAACGCATCAATGGCGCACTGCCTGCAGAGCAGGTGTGGATGGTGATTGATCGAGCCCTGCGTGCAGACGGAATTGAACCTCCACCGGCGGAAAAGCCCGCGCCGCCCGCCGGCAAAGGAAAGTAA
- a CDS encoding biopolymer transporter ExbD — translation MTANNGDIRGLASEINVTPMIDVLLVLLIIFMVIVPAVPRGEAARVPHSGLIGGPTPESVVLEVLRGDDDAIKFRINQQPVAQGELQSRLSAIYANRAQRVLFVKGDDQLSFTQIAEVIDIGHAAGVDQIGLMTPKVLTGQ, via the coding sequence ATGACTGCGAATAACGGCGACATCAGGGGTCTGGCTTCTGAAATCAACGTTACGCCGATGATCGACGTGCTGCTGGTACTGCTGATCATCTTTATGGTCATCGTGCCAGCGGTTCCCCGGGGAGAGGCGGCGAGAGTTCCGCATTCTGGGCTGATTGGCGGCCCAACACCTGAATCTGTGGTCCTCGAAGTTTTGAGGGGGGACGACGACGCAATCAAGTTTCGAATCAATCAACAGCCAGTCGCGCAGGGGGAGTTACAATCGCGACTGTCTGCCATTTATGCTAACCGCGCGCAGCGCGTCTTGTTCGTCAAAGGCGATGACCAGTTGAGCTTCACACAGATTGCTGAAGTGATCGATATTGGCCATGCAGCCGGGGTCGACCAGATCGGATTAATGACACCGAAAGTTTTGACTGGTCAGTAG
- a CDS encoding TonB family protein — MFEDSTFESGGKIKSKSGRWMMFTFITNGAILVAMILYPLIYPEALPKAMMQTLLVAPPPPPPPPPPPPPAEVVHVVHVQSEMMNNQLVAPTKIPKDIKQVAEKEAPPSSFGVAGAEGLGGSSSGVMGSVFGSGTAPKVQAAPPKKVNISAGVATGMLIQKTTPNYPPIAKAARVSGTVVIQATISKTGTIENLRVVSGPAMLQQAALDAVRSWRYRPYLLNNEPVEVETTVNVIFTLGG; from the coding sequence ATGTTTGAGGATTCCACATTTGAATCAGGCGGAAAGATCAAGAGCAAGAGCGGTCGCTGGATGATGTTCACATTCATCACCAACGGCGCAATTCTGGTTGCGATGATCCTCTACCCGCTCATTTACCCAGAGGCGTTGCCCAAAGCGATGATGCAGACCTTGTTGGTTGCCCCGCCGCCACCGCCGCCACCACCGCCCCCTCCACCACCGGCTGAAGTTGTGCACGTGGTACATGTTCAATCGGAAATGATGAACAACCAGCTGGTCGCTCCTACGAAGATCCCCAAGGACATCAAACAGGTAGCCGAGAAGGAAGCTCCTCCCAGCTCATTTGGTGTGGCTGGAGCAGAAGGGCTCGGTGGAAGCTCAAGTGGCGTGATGGGCAGCGTATTCGGCTCGGGAACAGCACCCAAGGTTCAGGCCGCTCCGCCCAAAAAGGTGAACATTTCCGCCGGCGTCGCGACTGGTATGTTGATCCAGAAGACCACGCCGAACTATCCGCCGATTGCCAAGGCTGCACGCGTTTCCGGCACGGTAGTGATTCAAGCAACAATCTCAAAGACCGGAACTATTGAGAATCTCCGCGTCGTCAGTGGTCCCGCCATGCTGCAACAGGCGGCCCTGGATGCGGTGAGAAGCTGGCGCTACCGGCCTTACCTGCTCAACAACGAGCCCGTCGAAGTGGAAACAACGGTCAACGTCATCTTCACTCTGGGCGGATAA
- the yajC gene encoding preprotein translocase subunit YajC, with the protein MSVTTSFALLAAAPAGAGSGITMLPLLLLIPLMYFVMIRPQQKRQKQWQQMLGSIKTGDRVTTAGGIRGIILSIKDDAIIIRVAPDNLKIEVAKSAIASVTTQEESGS; encoded by the coding sequence ATGAGTGTGACGACGAGTTTTGCTTTGTTGGCGGCAGCGCCCGCCGGGGCCGGGAGTGGCATTACGATGCTTCCCCTGCTGCTTCTGATACCCCTAATGTACTTTGTGATGATTCGCCCTCAGCAGAAGCGCCAGAAGCAATGGCAACAGATGCTCGGCAGCATCAAGACCGGCGACAGGGTAACCACTGCGGGCGGTATTCGCGGGATTATTCTGTCCATCAAGGATGACGCGATCATCATTCGCGTAGCCCCCGACAATCTCAAGATCGAAGTGGCTAAGAGCGCGATTGCGTCCGTAACCACGCAGGAAGAATCGGGCTCCTGA
- a CDS encoding biopolymer transporter ExbD — protein MAMTAGGSSGGAMGDINVTPMIDILLVLLIIFMVIVPVTPKGLDALVPQPPKNPQQQQPQNDRTIVVQVVYRPGAAPAYKINETDVAHNDLLARLTEIYANRAERVMFVKGDDELNFAYIADVIDIAHAANVDHIGLMTPKIMAGQ, from the coding sequence ATGGCAATGACAGCTGGAGGTAGCAGTGGTGGCGCGATGGGCGACATCAATGTCACCCCGATGATCGATATTCTGCTGGTGCTACTCATCATCTTCATGGTCATCGTGCCGGTTACGCCCAAGGGCCTGGATGCCCTGGTGCCGCAGCCGCCGAAGAATCCGCAACAGCAACAGCCGCAGAACGACCGTACGATTGTTGTGCAGGTCGTATATCGGCCCGGCGCGGCTCCGGCCTACAAAATCAACGAGACCGATGTTGCGCACAATGATCTGTTGGCGCGGCTCACTGAGATTTACGCAAACCGCGCAGAACGCGTGATGTTCGTGAAGGGCGATGACGAGCTGAATTTTGCCTACATCGCTGATGTTATCGACATTGCACATGCGGCGAACGTAGACCACATCGGCTTGATGACGCCGAAGATCATGGCTGGCCAGTAA
- a CDS encoding FmdE family protein, translating to MLESFEDYLKNAEVAHGHMCAGQILGVRMSLLGLQSLGIADPLGADRKRVVAFVEIDRCATDAIGLVTGCRLGKRTLKFRDWGKMAATFVDLSASIGIRIVALENSRNLARELHPEIENKSQQQMLAYRELSDDQLFRVERVRVPVDPAELPGYKADRAVCARCGEGINFARYEEVAGQRLCLPCAHPELRYWTSF from the coding sequence ATGCTTGAATCTTTTGAAGACTATTTAAAAAATGCGGAAGTCGCGCATGGCCACATGTGCGCCGGACAGATTCTTGGCGTGCGCATGTCCCTGCTTGGCCTTCAAAGCCTGGGTATCGCAGATCCGCTGGGCGCAGATCGGAAGCGCGTGGTTGCCTTCGTTGAGATTGATCGATGTGCCACCGATGCGATTGGCCTGGTGACCGGTTGCCGTCTTGGCAAGCGCACTCTCAAATTCCGCGACTGGGGAAAGATGGCGGCTACCTTCGTCGATCTCTCCGCGTCCATCGGTATTCGCATTGTCGCGCTGGAAAACTCACGCAATCTTGCGCGGGAACTGCATCCCGAGATCGAGAATAAAAGCCAACAACAGATGTTGGCGTACCGCGAATTGAGCGATGATCAGTTATTTCGCGTGGAGCGCGTCCGCGTACCGGTCGATCCCGCAGAGTTGCCGGGCTATAAGGCGGATCGAGCGGTCTGTGCACGCTGCGGCGAAGGGATCAATTTCGCGCGCTACGAAGAGGTTGCCGGTCAGAGACTCTGTCTCCCATGCGCTCATCCCGAATTGCGCTACTGGACATCCTTCTAA
- a CDS encoding biopolymer transporter ExbD — MGIAVRNEGTKVNSNINVTPMVDVMLVLLIIFMVITPMLQNKVSVDMAKVENPTPMPDADKEDAIIVAITRDGGVFLGQNKVATSELGGLVRDKLADTPGKEIFVRADARAQFRGVEDAIDAVRTAGVDEVGLLTNKREGPGGAGGQ, encoded by the coding sequence ATGGGAATTGCGGTTCGTAACGAAGGCACAAAGGTCAATTCCAACATCAACGTGACCCCGATGGTCGATGTGATGCTGGTTTTGCTTATCATCTTCATGGTCATCACCCCGATGCTGCAGAACAAAGTCTCGGTTGATATGGCCAAGGTAGAAAATCCCACACCCATGCCAGACGCCGACAAGGAAGATGCCATTATTGTGGCCATCACCCGCGATGGTGGTGTGTTCCTTGGTCAAAACAAGGTCGCCACCTCTGAGCTGGGAGGTCTGGTTCGTGACAAGCTAGCCGATACGCCGGGCAAAGAGATTTTTGTTCGTGCTGATGCTCGCGCTCAGTTCCGCGGCGTAGAAGACGCAATCGATGCCGTGCGTACAGCAGGCGTGGATGAAGTTGGCTTGCTAACGAATAAGCGTGAAGGCCCCGGCGGCGCCGGCGGGCAGTGA
- a CDS encoding tetratricopeptide repeat protein, with protein sequence MNRPARITALAVAAAGMVLSMGGCNRLQARDQLNKGVESYKAARYEEAIGHFQKATELDPSLPMAKSYLATALAQNVVPGLTTPDNLKNAQQAISIFQDVLNKEPNDVNSLKQIAAIYFSIKNFDQAKDYQKKVLAVDPKDPEAAYTIGVIDWTLAHENTLKALAAVNMNDDGEGNSKAPKKVLQQIKEQNTPLVDEGIQYINQAMANRANYDEAMSYANLLYRRKADVDYADPSAVKADVASAKDWSSKAMGTRKTNEEKKDKGPGGITMDSNGTMK encoded by the coding sequence ATGAATCGACCCGCACGAATTACGGCGCTCGCGGTTGCTGCAGCCGGCATGGTGCTTTCAATGGGCGGGTGCAACCGCCTTCAAGCCCGTGATCAATTGAACAAGGGAGTGGAGTCGTACAAAGCCGCGCGCTACGAAGAGGCGATCGGTCACTTCCAGAAAGCCACGGAACTCGACCCTAGCCTGCCTATGGCGAAGAGCTATCTGGCCACTGCGCTCGCGCAGAACGTTGTTCCCGGCCTCACAACTCCTGACAACTTGAAGAACGCACAGCAGGCGATCAGCATCTTTCAGGACGTTCTGAATAAGGAACCTAACGACGTCAACAGTCTTAAGCAGATTGCAGCCATTTACTTCAGCATCAAGAATTTCGATCAGGCCAAGGATTATCAGAAGAAAGTACTGGCGGTCGATCCGAAGGATCCGGAAGCTGCGTACACCATCGGCGTAATCGATTGGACCCTGGCCCACGAGAACACGCTGAAGGCCTTGGCTGCCGTCAATATGAATGACGATGGAGAAGGCAACTCAAAGGCTCCCAAGAAAGTGCTGCAGCAAATCAAGGAGCAGAACACCCCTCTGGTTGATGAGGGAATTCAGTACATAAATCAAGCCATGGCGAATCGTGCCAACTACGACGAGGCAATGTCTTATGCCAACCTGTTATATCGTCGCAAGGCAGATGTCGATTATGCCGATCCATCGGCGGTGAAGGCAGACGTCGCCTCAGCCAAGGACTGGAGTTCCAAGGCTATGGGCACCCGCAAGACCAACGAAGAGAAGAAAGACAAGGGTCCCGGCGGAATTACCATGGATTCGAACGGCACTATGAAGTAG
- a CDS encoding SurA N-terminal domain-containing protein — protein MQVQVLVSKRRKSVALLISSTLLLVALAACRHAPSPDVMATVNNKDILRSDLDKAYNTYKSAQGEAPQGPSPEQADIVRLNLLRQMIDDEILDQRAAKLNLAASDEDVNAKLTDLKAPYTQEEFDKQLKQQNLTLEDLKQRIRRKLTSDKLINKEIDSKVNISDADISNYYTTHKSEFNVIEPQYHLAWIVVTTGPTQPTGNLQNNKATSDADARKKIQTLRNRLTTGGEDFGNLAMNFSDDPNANSNAGDMGFIAETALQQRDPGTFAAIEKLKAGQVTDVLPVYGGAGPSQRAVGYAIYKLISREPAGQRELNNPSVQQTIRQGLRESHGQLLKAAYYEMLRDDAKVRNYFAEQILKQGAK, from the coding sequence TTGCAAGTCCAAGTTTTAGTTTCCAAGCGTCGTAAGTCGGTCGCATTGCTCATTTCAAGCACACTTTTGCTAGTTGCTTTGGCGGCGTGCAGGCACGCTCCCTCTCCCGACGTAATGGCTACGGTGAACAACAAGGACATACTTCGCTCCGATCTGGACAAGGCTTACAACACCTACAAGAGTGCGCAGGGCGAGGCGCCACAAGGACCAAGCCCTGAACAAGCAGACATTGTCCGTCTGAATCTGCTGCGCCAGATGATCGATGATGAGATTTTGGATCAGCGGGCTGCGAAGCTGAATTTGGCTGCTTCTGACGAGGATGTGAACGCAAAGCTGACCGATCTGAAAGCGCCCTATACGCAGGAAGAGTTTGACAAGCAGCTGAAGCAGCAAAATCTGACGCTCGAAGATTTAAAGCAGCGGATCAGGCGGAAGCTGACCTCGGACAAGCTGATCAACAAGGAAATCGATTCCAAGGTCAATATCTCCGACGCGGATATCAGCAACTACTACACCACACATAAATCCGAGTTCAACGTGATCGAACCGCAATATCATCTCGCGTGGATCGTGGTAACGACCGGCCCCACACAACCGACTGGTAATTTGCAAAACAACAAGGCTACGAGTGATGCCGACGCGCGCAAGAAAATCCAGACATTGCGTAACCGCTTGACGACCGGCGGCGAAGATTTCGGCAACCTGGCTATGAACTTCTCGGATGACCCTAATGCAAATTCAAACGCCGGAGACATGGGCTTCATCGCGGAAACCGCCTTGCAGCAGCGAGATCCAGGAACTTTCGCGGCTATCGAAAAACTCAAAGCTGGACAAGTCACAGATGTGTTGCCTGTTTATGGCGGAGCAGGACCCTCGCAACGAGCTGTTGGCTACGCTATCTATAAGTTGATTTCGCGAGAGCCTGCGGGACAGCGTGAACTCAACAATCCGAGCGTGCAGCAGACGATTCGTCAAGGGCTGCGAGAGAGCCATGGGCAACTGTTGAAGGCTGCCTATTACGAAATGCTTCGTGACGATGCCAAGGTGCGGAATTACTTTGCCGAGCAAATCCTGAAGCAGGGCGCAAAATAA
- the secD gene encoding protein translocase subunit SecD gives MKKNLKQKIVIIIGVLVVFLYGAFFGFDAPRLGGGQPLLNQLTQHIHLGLDLQGGVHLILQVQVKEAVSTETDNTVARIEQDLKTAKLTFSQVTKPDATNHPETMHIEGINPTQSNAVRSLIDGKYSNEYDISGGGGDNSLTVTMKPNIEKALDDKTVQNTIEVIRDRVDSLGVSEPIIQQYGLGDNQILVELPGISDLDRVKNIISTTARLSIHAVVGGPYPDEQAALSSVGGNLPSDQELVHGSGSMATGSDVDSVYVLQRIAIVAGTDFRSADPGTDSNTGQRTVHFTLTNEAGDKFYEYTSANVGHSMAVVLGGRVKEVANIESAIRDSGEIRGSFSTDEVAILSKMLRTGALPASLNYLEDRTVGASLGADSIKQGVTAAIVGVLLVMIFMLVYYKGSGINADLALFLNLVILLGFMGFSGATLTLPGIAGVILTIGMGVDSNVLIFERIREEMRAGKAPSAAVDQGFAHAWTTILDTHVTTIVSAAILFLFGSGPVKGFAVTLTFGLAANLFTAVYVSRVIFDTHVNNLKTGEAVSI, from the coding sequence ATGAAGAAAAATCTCAAACAGAAGATTGTCATCATTATCGGAGTGCTGGTCGTATTTCTATACGGCGCTTTCTTCGGCTTCGACGCGCCCAGGTTGGGAGGCGGTCAACCGCTGCTCAACCAGCTCACGCAGCACATTCACCTTGGCCTTGATCTGCAGGGCGGCGTTCATCTGATCCTCCAGGTTCAGGTGAAAGAGGCTGTCAGCACGGAGACGGATAATACCGTTGCTCGGATTGAGCAGGATCTGAAGACTGCGAAGCTCACCTTTTCGCAGGTCACGAAGCCGGATGCGACTAACCATCCTGAGACGATGCATATCGAAGGAATCAATCCGACTCAATCGAATGCGGTGCGTTCTCTGATAGACGGCAAGTACTCGAACGAGTACGACATCAGCGGCGGCGGTGGCGATAACAGCCTTACCGTGACCATGAAGCCGAATATCGAGAAGGCTCTCGATGACAAGACGGTTCAAAACACGATTGAGGTAATTCGCGATCGCGTTGACTCTCTCGGTGTGAGCGAGCCGATCATTCAGCAGTATGGCCTGGGCGACAACCAGATTCTTGTCGAGCTTCCCGGCATATCTGATCTTGATCGTGTCAAGAACATCATCTCCACCACGGCGCGCTTGTCGATTCACGCCGTCGTTGGCGGTCCATATCCCGATGAGCAGGCAGCGCTTTCGAGTGTGGGGGGAAACCTTCCCAGCGATCAAGAACTTGTCCACGGTTCCGGTTCGATGGCTACGGGCTCTGACGTCGATAGCGTCTACGTTTTGCAGCGCATCGCTATCGTTGCGGGCACCGATTTCCGGTCAGCCGATCCGGGAACGGATTCCAACACGGGCCAGCGGACTGTTCATTTCACGTTGACCAACGAAGCCGGCGACAAATTCTACGAGTACACCAGCGCAAACGTTGGGCACAGCATGGCCGTGGTTCTCGGTGGCCGGGTAAAAGAAGTTGCCAACATTGAGAGCGCTATCCGGGATTCGGGCGAAATCCGCGGCAGCTTCTCGACCGATGAAGTGGCGATTCTCTCCAAGATGCTGCGTACAGGTGCTCTTCCGGCGTCGCTCAACTATCTTGAAGACCGGACAGTTGGTGCTTCACTTGGTGCGGACTCGATCAAGCAGGGTGTTACGGCAGCGATTGTCGGCGTTCTGCTGGTCATGATCTTCATGCTTGTGTATTACAAGGGGTCAGGCATCAACGCGGATCTGGCGCTGTTCTTGAACCTTGTTATTCTTCTCGGCTTTATGGGTTTCTCGGGCGCTACGCTGACCCTGCCGGGCATTGCCGGCGTGATTCTGACCATCGGTATGGGCGTCGATTCCAACGTACTGATCTTCGAGCGTATTCGCGAAGAGATGCGTGCGGGGAAGGCGCCATCGGCCGCAGTGGACCAGGGATTTGCCCATGCGTGGACCACAATTCTTGATACGCACGTCACGACTATCGTGTCGGCGGCGATTCTGTTCCTGTTTGGCAGCGGGCCGGTAAAGGGATTTGCGGTTACCCTGACCTTTGGTCTTGCGGCCAACCTGTTTACGGCGGTTTACGTATCGCGAGTCATTTTCGATACGCACGTCAACAACCTGAAGACCGGCGAGGCTGTTTCGATCTAA
- a CDS encoding MotA/TolQ/ExbB proton channel family protein: MILAQLAHFASHTVNSLAFFQEEQTVSFSPLGLWQHMGWPARTIAIILFIESIWSLAVMIDRYLYFSAARKQSREFAPKVAGALKDSKLEEAIKIADRNKKSHLAEVVTAGLQEFRASGGVASEATIESSGRALERAEAIVHAKLKRGLAVLATIGSTAPFVGLLGTVIGILNAFQQIATQKTSGIGAVAGGISEALVTTAFGLLVAIPAVMAFNYFTGRVESFDVEMDNSSSELIDYFIKQSSKR; encoded by the coding sequence GTGATTCTCGCTCAGCTCGCACATTTCGCTTCGCACACGGTCAACAGCCTGGCATTTTTTCAGGAAGAGCAGACGGTAAGCTTTAGCCCTCTCGGTCTGTGGCAACACATGGGATGGCCGGCGCGTACCATCGCGATCATCCTGTTCATCGAGTCGATCTGGTCGCTGGCCGTTATGATCGACCGTTACCTGTACTTCTCAGCAGCCCGCAAGCAGTCCCGCGAGTTTGCGCCCAAGGTTGCCGGCGCGCTCAAAGACAGCAAGTTGGAAGAGGCGATCAAGATCGCCGATCGCAACAAGAAGTCGCACCTCGCTGAAGTTGTTACCGCTGGCCTGCAGGAGTTCCGTGCTTCTGGCGGCGTAGCAAGCGAAGCGACGATCGAGAGTTCGGGCCGCGCATTAGAGCGCGCCGAGGCAATCGTTCACGCCAAGCTGAAGAGGGGTCTTGCCGTATTGGCCACCATCGGCTCCACGGCTCCATTCGTCGGGCTGCTTGGGACGGTTATCGGAATTTTGAACGCCTTCCAACAGATCGCCACCCAGAAGACTTCCGGTATCGGTGCAGTCGCCGGCGGTATCTCTGAGGCGCTGGTAACCACCGCGTTCGGTTTGCTGGTGGCTATCCCTGCCGTTATGGCATTCAACTACTTCACTGGGCGTGTCGAATCTTTCGACGTAGAGATGGACAACTCCTCGAGCGAACTGATCGACTACTTCATCAAGCAGAGCAGCAAGCGCTAA
- the secF gene encoding protein translocase subunit SecF, whose translation MELFRSVNVDWLGKKWYFLAFSLIFSVAGIISMSAHWAKTGSPVPLGVDFKGGTQVEVQFKQAPDTEQIRQATAAAGIRDASIVNYDIPSHHEVLISLPEQHVESSLDTGQQQIHDALRAKFGEGAFEIRNVSVVGPTVGKQLEKQATLATLYSLLGMLIYLWFRFQLIYGIAAVVACFHDTLITVGSFALLDSFGFKGMEISLTVIAAILTLVGYSMNDTIVVFDRIRENLRLSRRESLADVVNRSINQTLSRTVLTSGLTFLTVLSLFVFGGPVLRGFSFALVVGILIGTYSSIAVAAPMLVAWQQWRAGSSKAAVLPAAKRSKV comes from the coding sequence GTGGAACTCTTTCGTAGCGTAAACGTCGATTGGTTGGGGAAAAAGTGGTACTTCCTGGCCTTTTCATTGATCTTCAGCGTTGCCGGCATCATTTCAATGAGTGCGCACTGGGCCAAGACCGGTTCCCCGGTTCCGCTGGGTGTGGACTTTAAGGGTGGCACGCAGGTAGAGGTCCAGTTTAAGCAGGCGCCTGATACGGAGCAGATTCGACAGGCTACCGCGGCAGCGGGCATTCGTGATGCAAGCATCGTCAACTACGACATACCCAGCCATCACGAAGTTCTGATCAGCCTTCCCGAGCAGCACGTTGAATCCTCGCTCGACACCGGTCAGCAGCAGATTCATGACGCTCTTCGTGCCAAGTTTGGCGAGGGTGCTTTTGAGATTCGCAACGTCTCCGTCGTCGGCCCGACGGTTGGCAAGCAACTTGAGAAACAGGCAACCCTGGCGACTCTCTACTCGCTTTTGGGGATGCTGATTTATCTGTGGTTTCGCTTCCAACTCATCTACGGTATTGCCGCTGTGGTCGCGTGCTTTCACGACACCCTGATTACGGTGGGATCGTTCGCATTGCTTGACTCGTTTGGTTTCAAGGGAATGGAGATCAGTCTCACGGTCATCGCCGCGATCTTGACCTTGGTTGGCTACTCCATGAACGACACGATTGTCGTGTTCGACCGTATTCGTGAGAACCTTCGCCTGAGCCGACGCGAGTCCCTGGCGGACGTGGTCAACCGCAGCATCAATCAGACCCTGAGCCGAACGGTATTGACGTCGGGACTGACATTTTTGACAGTGTTGTCACTCTTTGTTTTTGGCGGACCCGTGCTGAGAGGATTCTCTTTTGCCCTGGTGGTTGGAATTCTGATCGGAACCTATTCCTCGATTGCCGTAGCGGCACCGATGCTGGTGGCATGGCAACAGTGGCGGGCTGGCAGCAGTAAGGCAGCGGTGCTTCCCGCGGCGAAGCGGTCCAAGGTATAA